A window from Nycticebus coucang isolate mNycCou1 chromosome X, mNycCou1.pri, whole genome shotgun sequence encodes these proteins:
- the UBE2A gene encoding ubiquitin-conjugating enzyme E2 A isoform X1, which translates to MSTPARRRLMRDFKRLQEDPPAGVSGAPSENNIMVWNAVIFGPEGTPFEDGTFKLTIEFTEEYPNKPPTVRFVSKMFHPNVYADGSICLDILQNRWSPTYDVSSILTSIQSLLDEPNPNSPANSQAAQLYQENKREYEKRVSAIVEQSWRDC; encoded by the exons ATGTCCACTCCGGCTCGGCGCCGCCTTATGAGGGACTTCAAGAG GTTGCAGGAGGATCCTCCCGCTGGAGTCAGCGGAGCGCCATCCGAGAACAACATAATGGTTTGGAACGCGGTCATTTTTGG gCCTGAAGGGACCCCATTTGAGGATG GAACATTTAAGCTTACAATAGAATTCACTGAAGAATATCCGAATAAACCACCTACAGTTAGATTTGTCTCTAAGATGTTTCATCCGAATG TATATGCAGATGGTAGTATATGTCTGGACATACTTCAGAACCGTTGGAGCCCAACTTATGATGTGTCTTCCATTTTAACATCCATACAG tctCTTTTGGATGAACCAAATCCTAATAGTCCAGCAAACAGCCAGGCTGCTCAGCTGTACCAGGAGAACAAGCGGGAATATGAAAAGCGTGTTTCTGCAATAGTAGAACAGAGCTGGCGTGATTGTTGA
- the UBE2A gene encoding ubiquitin-conjugating enzyme E2 A isoform X2, whose product MSTPARRRLMRDFKRLQEDPPAGVSGAPSENNIMVWNAVIFGPEGTPFEDVYADGSICLDILQNRWSPTYDVSSILTSIQSLLDEPNPNSPANSQAAQLYQENKREYEKRVSAIVEQSWRDC is encoded by the exons ATGTCCACTCCGGCTCGGCGCCGCCTTATGAGGGACTTCAAGAG GTTGCAGGAGGATCCTCCCGCTGGAGTCAGCGGAGCGCCATCCGAGAACAACATAATGGTTTGGAACGCGGTCATTTTTGG gCCTGAAGGGACCCCATTTGAGGATG TATATGCAGATGGTAGTATATGTCTGGACATACTTCAGAACCGTTGGAGCCCAACTTATGATGTGTCTTCCATTTTAACATCCATACAG tctCTTTTGGATGAACCAAATCCTAATAGTCCAGCAAACAGCCAGGCTGCTCAGCTGTACCAGGAGAACAAGCGGGAATATGAAAAGCGTGTTTCTGCAATAGTAGAACAGAGCTGGCGTGATTGTTGA